TGGGTATATGAACAAGCGGCAGAATTTGACATTATTCATTCCCATATGGGCTATGGGGCGCTATCCTATGCCAATCTAGTCAAAACACCCACAGTTCATACATTGCATGGTATTTTTACCCCGGACAACGAAAAAATTTTTAAGTATGCCAAAAATAAACCCTATGTCAGTATTTCCCATGCACAAAGAGAAGCCAGGTTAGGGCTAAATTATATTGCCACGGTTTACAACGGGATTGATGTCAGCAGTTATAAGTTTTATCCCCAACCAGATGAACCTCCCTATCTAGCGTTTTTAGGTCGATTTTCGCCTGAAAAGGGACCACACTTAGCAATTGCTATTGCCAAACAAGCTGGTTGGCATTTAAAAATGGCAGGGAAAGTAGATATTGTTGATGTAGAATATTTTGAGCAAGAAATCAAACCGCAGATTGATGGAAAACAAATTGAATATCTCGGTGAAGCAAATCATGCTCAAAAAAATGCCTTAATGGGAGGTGCCGTAGCAACTTTATTTCCCATTACTTGGCGAGAACCTTTTGGGTTGGTAATGGTTGAGTCAATGGCTGCAGGTACACCAGTTATTGCCATGAATTTGGGGTCTACTTTAGAAGTTATTGCTCATGGAAAAACTGGGTTCATCTGCAATAATATTCAAGAGTGCATTAATGCTATTCCCAAGGTAATAGAATTAGACCGCTACGACTGTCGGGAGTATGTCAATAGCCGTTTTAGTGTTAAACAGATGACCGATGGTTATGAAGACGTTTATCAACAAATTCTGAAAAACAGATTTGCTCAAAATGGGTATATCCCCAAAGTTGTTAGTTTAGGTAACAGCAGTATTTAGCGGTAATTATTGCAAGCAGATAAGTAGGGGGGAAACTTTCCGCCCCTACTCATTTATCCTCAAAATCAATTACAGCAGATTGCAAGTTGGTGAGGTACAGATAATTGTAGGGGCGCAAGGCCTTGCGCCCCTAACGGCGTACCTCATTTACCTGAAATATGCTGTAAGTATTCAAATTGACCTAGTTGAATTTGGCTCTAATCGTCTCTATTCGTTGACGATTGACACCCAAATCACTCTGACCTAAGCGGGAAGCTGAACGTACTTGAATGACATTGGCTTGACGGTCGAGATAGAATTCTACATCATCTACAAATCCTAGCAAGGCACTCTTAAATTCTGCGTATAAATAATCTTGCTTTTCTGTAATTATCTTGGTTCTAGGCAAAGATTGAATGATGCTTTTGAGATTAGCTATCGCTTTTTCTGGAGTTGATGTATAAGCCAATGGAGCAATTTTGTGAAGTGCATCTGTACTCTGACTAGAAACACAGTTAGGCGAGTTGGGACAAGCTGCTAATTTCCCCTCACGCACACCTATATAATTTGGACGGTTACCTGCAAAAACCATAATTTTGGATGTTGAAAAATAAAAGTGCATAAATTAAGTCTAGGAGAATTCATTGTCCATAAGCAAGTGCCCAAAGGGGAGATTGACATTCGCAGAAACACAACCGCCAAACTGAGTACCGCCTATGTGGTAGAATTTTCACACTGGGTAAATCATCGGTGATGCGATCGCTTTATGATGCGAGAAGTATCATCTACTTGCAAAATATCATGACGCCAACAATCTCAATTAACGACAGTCAGAAGTTACAACTCGCACCTTTAGAAATCCCATCCCGTCTGCTACTGGGGCCTGGTCCATCGAATGCTCATCCTACAGTTCTCCAAGCGATGAACACCTCACCTGTAGGACATCTCGACCCAGCTTTTCTCTCCCTGATGGATGAAATTCAGTCGCTATTGCGCTACGTATGGCAAACGGAAAACCCCCTCACCATAGCCGTTAGCGGTACGGGAAGCGCTGCAATGGAAGCCACTATCGCCAATTCTATCGAATCTGGGGATGTAGTGTTAATTGGTGTCGCTGGATACTTCGGCAATCGCTTGGTTGATATGGCTGGACGATATGGTGCAGATGTCCGCACTATTACCAAACCTTGGGGACAAGTTTTTACCCTCGATGAACTCCGCACCGCTGTGGAAACTCATCGTCCGGCTATTTTGGCTTTGGTTCATGCGGAAACCTCCACAGGCGCACGTCAACCCTTGGAGGGAGTCGGTGAACTATGTCGCGAATTTGGCACACTTTTACTAGTAGATACCGTTACAAGTTTGGGTGGAGTTCCCATATTTTTGGATGATTGGGGAGTAGATTTAGCTTATAGCTGTAGCCAAAAAGGCTTAGGTTGTCCGCCCGGTGCTTCCCCCTTTACCATCAGTCCCCGTGCGCTGGAGAAATTACAAAACCGTCCCACGAAGGTTCCCAACTGGTATTTAGATATGACCTTGCTGGGCAAATATTGGGGTGCTGAACGCACATATCATCATACAGCGCCGATTAACCTTTACTATGCCCTGCGAGAAGCATTGCGTTTAGTTGCTGAAGAAGGACTAGCAAATTGCTGGCAGCGCCATCAAAAGAATGTAGAATATCTTTGGGAAGGCTTGGAAGCCATAGGTTTGAGTCTGCATGTAGAGCGAGAATTTCGCTTACCAACCTTGACCACTGTCTGCATTCCCCCTGGAGTAGATGGTAAGGCGATCGCTCGACAGTTACTCAATGAACATAATATTGAAATTGGCGGCGGTTTAGGCGAACTCGCAGGTAAAGTCTGGCGTGTGGGACTGATGGGCTTTAATAGCCGCAAAGAAAGTGTGGATAAACTCTTAACAGCATTGGAACAGGTTTTACCATTCCTGAGTGCTAAGTAAATTAAAACCCTGTAGGGGCGCAAGGCCTTGCGCCCCTACTTTGGTCTGTGGTGATTGGATGAAAATTGGGGATCTAAATTTTCCCGTGCCCCACTCCCAAAACCCCAATCATCAACTAAGGCGATAGGGGTTGCGATTGATCTGTGCGCTTCGTGGGAATTGACTGTGAGGGCTGGTGTAAGCGTAATTCCGGCACCTATTATCGAAACAATGACTGTTTCCGAGAGATGAAAACTGTGTAATGCACTTGCTCGGTTTTATCTACGACAAACTATTGTATCGATACTTAATGGTATAAAGATAGTCATTAGTATGGCTATCGTCAAAAAAAGTAACGTCGCATATTTAAATTTATTATCTAGTGTATTGAAAGCTGATTTAACTTCAGAAAAATTAGAAAAATCTATTTTTATATTAGATAAAAATATACATAAAATAATTAGTGAGTATGAAAGAAAGAAATTAAATTTTACATTTCCTATTCCTATTATGCCTGGAATTGGTGCTACCATAGCACCCACTAAAAGAAATGATAACCAAAAAATCTTAAATCCTGAATCTTCTAAATTATCTTTATCTGAATTTTTATTGCTCATTTTTTAATACTCTATTCTCATGAGAATTTTATGCTGGTTTCTTGATAGAAACAAGTGCTACCGGATACAAGTCTCACTTTTGGGGAATGGGGTATGCAATAAAATCCCTTACCACACCCCGGCTGTTTATATAAAACAAGGGAAAAAAAATACAGATATATCCTAATCGAAATCTGTCGTTGACACTCCCCCGACTGACTAAGTTTCGCTGAGTCCTGCGGACACGCTGCGCGTTAAGCGAAGCTATGCCGAAGGCTTTACGCTTACTTAGTCGTAAAGTCGGGGGATTCTTCATTCATTGTCGGAATTTGCTCTAGCAGGCTTGCGCCAACTAGCGTAGTGACTCCGACTCCTGAAGCGTTACTTCGCTTGTGCCCCAAGCTAGCTTTTGCATCGCGGAGCGTGTCGGAGACAAGATTTAGAATATTTTTTGCGGCGTTAACATCCCTTTGCAAGTTGCAACCACAACTACATACATGGCTACGAGTTGAGAGAGATTTTTTCACAATCACACCACAATCCGAGCATTTTTGAGATGTCATTCTCGGATTGACTGCAACAACTTCTGAGTTAAATTTATCCGCAAAATATTCTAAGCGACTGCGAAAAAGTGACCAAGACGCATCATTAATGCTCTTGGCTAAACAATGATTTTTTACCATGCCTTTAATATTCAAATCTAGCCTTCGGCAACGGCTTCGCCGAACATAGGCTACTAAAGCGTTAGCTTTGCATACGTTACGCGCCAATCTCACGGCGTGTTCTTTCCGTTGCCTACTTACTTTTAAATGTTTCCGAGCATATCTGGAGCTAGCTATCCGTCGCTTGTTTTTACCTTTTTCTTTTTTGTAAATCTGTCTTTGAGCGTGTTTGATTGATGTTTCAGCCTTCCTCAAAAACCTAGGATTTTCCTCTCTGCGAGACGCTTCGCGAACATGGTTCCCATCTGAGTCAGAGTAAAAAAACTCCAATCCAACATCTAAGCCAATCTCGCCATCACTAGTTCTAGGTTCGGGTTGAGCGTTAATGTCAATGCAAAACTGACAATAGTATCCATCAGCCTTTCTAACCAACCTTACACGCTTAATTGATTTAATAGGATATGTTTGAATATCCCATTTACCCAGTAGCTTAACTTCGCCAATAGCTTTTTTATCGGTGAACGTGATGTGTCTTTTAGTTGAACTTAAAGACCATCCAGAAGTTTTGTATTCAACTGAGCGGTTATCTTTTTGAAACCTGGGATATCCCTTTTTACCTGATACTTTCTTTTTGCAATTTCCGTAAAACCTATCAATGGCAGACCATGCTCTTTCAGTAGCAGCCTGACAAGCCATTGAGTTAAGTTCCTCGACAAACTTAAACTCTTTACGCAGTGCTGTAGAGTAATTGCTTAAAGCTACTTTATTGATTTTGGCTTCTCTTGACGCATCCATCCAATAGCGTAACGCTTTGTTTCTGATGAATTGAGTTGTCAAAATAGCTTCATCAATAGCTTTGTATTGCTGTTTTTTGGCTTTGATTTTGTACTCTAGTGTCAGCACTGCTTAATCACCTCCTGTTGTTTTATCTATACAACCATGATAACATGAATATGTCCATATTCAATACATATTATGGCTAAAAAAGGTTTACATATACTTTTGAGTGACCGCAGGATTAATAAGTTACGTTTATTAGCGGTAGAAAAAGATAAGACGATGACCCAAATAATAGAAGAATTATTGGATAGCCTGCCAGAACCCAAAAAAGACGTTTAATAAATTAAACGTTGGCGATACATCCCTGGTCTGAAGACGCGGGGCTTTTCGCCTATCGGTTATTTTTTGTAAATCTGGCTGACGGTAATGTTGGAAAAGGCGGGTAATTTGCGCCCGCGTTACACGTCCTAGGGAAAGTTCCGGTATGCTATCTTCACCAAAGAATCCTACTTCCTCAGTTTCGATACTTGGTGATGGAGAACCACCAATTAATTCGCAGTGAAAAAATAACTTATAGGTGTAGAATGGTAATGGTGGGTGTCCTTGTCTTTGTCGGTCATAGACTGC
The Gloeotrichia echinulata CP02 DNA segment above includes these coding regions:
- a CDS encoding DUF1499 domain-containing protein, with the protein product MVFAGNRPNYIGVREGKLAACPNSPNCVSSQSTDALHKIAPLAYTSTPEKAIANLKSIIQSLPRTKIITEKQDYLYAEFKSALLGFVDDVEFYLDRQANVIQVRSASRLGQSDLGVNRQRIETIRAKFN
- a CDS encoding transposase translates to MLTLEYKIKAKKQQYKAIDEAILTTQFIRNKALRYWMDASREAKINKVALSNYSTALRKEFKFVEELNSMACQAATERAWSAIDRFYGNCKKKVSGKKGYPRFQKDNRSVEYKTSGWSLSSTKRHITFTDKKAIGEVKLLGKWDIQTYPIKSIKRVRLVRKADGYYCQFCIDINAQPEPRTSDGEIGLDVGLEFFYSDSDGNHVREASRREENPRFLRKAETSIKHAQRQIYKKEKGKNKRRIASSRYARKHLKVSRQRKEHAVRLARNVCKANALVAYVRRSRCRRLDLNIKGMVKNHCLAKSINDASWSLFRSRLEYFADKFNSEVVAVNPRMTSQKCSDCGVIVKKSLSTRSHVCSCGCNLQRDVNAAKNILNLVSDTLRDAKASLGHKRSNASGVGVTTLVGASLLEQIPTMNEESPDFTTK
- a CDS encoding alanine--glyoxylate aminotransferase family protein, with the translated sequence MTPTISINDSQKLQLAPLEIPSRLLLGPGPSNAHPTVLQAMNTSPVGHLDPAFLSLMDEIQSLLRYVWQTENPLTIAVSGTGSAAMEATIANSIESGDVVLIGVAGYFGNRLVDMAGRYGADVRTITKPWGQVFTLDELRTAVETHRPAILALVHAETSTGARQPLEGVGELCREFGTLLLVDTVTSLGGVPIFLDDWGVDLAYSCSQKGLGCPPGASPFTISPRALEKLQNRPTKVPNWYLDMTLLGKYWGAERTYHHTAPINLYYALREALRLVAEEGLANCWQRHQKNVEYLWEGLEAIGLSLHVEREFRLPTLTTVCIPPGVDGKAIARQLLNEHNIEIGGGLGELAGKVWRVGLMGFNSRKESVDKLLTALEQVLPFLSAK
- a CDS encoding glycosyltransferase family 4 protein, whose product is MRIAQIAPLWERVPPPAYGGIELVVGLLTDELVRRGHEVTLFASGDSISLAELVSVHPRALRLDPNVKEFCIYEMLQLAWVYEQAAEFDIIHSHMGYGALSYANLVKTPTVHTLHGIFTPDNEKIFKYAKNKPYVSISHAQREARLGLNYIATVYNGIDVSSYKFYPQPDEPPYLAFLGRFSPEKGPHLAIAIAKQAGWHLKMAGKVDIVDVEYFEQEIKPQIDGKQIEYLGEANHAQKNALMGGAVATLFPITWREPFGLVMVESMAAGTPVIAMNLGSTLEVIAHGKTGFICNNIQECINAIPKVIELDRYDCREYVNSRFSVKQMTDGYEDVYQQILKNRFAQNGYIPKVVSLGNSSI